From a single Apium graveolens cultivar Ventura chromosome 2, ASM990537v1, whole genome shotgun sequence genomic region:
- the LOC141701530 gene encoding uncharacterized protein LOC141701530, producing MTVNCLRLNMEVGKFTWEKSRGSDAWVREKLDHGFASISWWSKFPFYNLRVLHTSVSDHEPLLLNFYKVETSKKSFRFRFENVWLREPTFVNEVKEMWAALPNIHLLFKLLEVSSFIARWGRTFFHKFRENVKQQKANLDRLVDRTDA from the coding sequence ATGACTGTCAATTGTCTGAGGCTGAATATGGAGGTAGGTAAGTTCACATGGGAGAAGTCTCGAGGCTCTGATGCTTGGGTTCGAGAGAAGCTTGATCATGGTTTTGCTTCTATAAGCTGGTGGAGTAAATTTCCTTTTTATAATCTGAGAGTGTTGCATACATCTGTATCTGATCATGAGCCCTTATTACTGAACTTTTATAAAGTTGAAACCTCGAAAAAAAGTTTTAGATTTCGTTTTGAAAATGTATGGCTGAGAGAACCAACTTTCGTTAACGAAGTCAAAGAGATGTGGGCTGCTCTACCTAATATACATCTTCTTTTTAAACTCCTCGAAGTTTCGTCTTTCATAGCTCGTTGGGGAAGAACCTTCTTCCATAAATTTAGAGAAAATGTTAAACAACAGAAAGCGAACCTGGACAGGTTGGTGGATCGTACTGATGCTTAG